The following are encoded together in the Ignavibacteriales bacterium genome:
- a CDS encoding SIR2 family protein: MSKDNHIVLIADFKPDNSFFDDLREGHFCLVLGAGFSFGVKNKNKEFSTIPTAEQFIKFTNEKFTKSVTEYKAAASVWENKIANNPNLLNELRNLFLVDETAFNFELFDSVFLPNWYSIFTFNFDNVLTTIQSKHKGKKYPVFNYPAYTMDSNDNCILHLHGLMNEETTLDNIVFTSASYTKLGAEQNSLYNVIYGDIDSNKKN; this comes from the coding sequence ATGAGCAAAGATAACCATATTGTTTTGATTGCCGATTTCAAGCCGGACAATTCTTTTTTTGATGACTTAAGAGAAGGGCATTTTTGTTTGGTTCTCGGTGCTGGTTTCAGTTTTGGAGTCAAGAATAAAAACAAAGAATTTAGTACAATTCCAACGGCTGAACAATTCATAAAATTTACAAATGAAAAATTTACAAAATCAGTTACAGAATATAAAGCTGCTGCATCGGTATGGGAAAACAAAATTGCTAATAATCCTAATTTGCTTAATGAGCTAAGAAATTTATTTTTAGTGGATGAAACGGCATTTAACTTCGAGTTGTTTGATTCGGTTTTTCTGCCGAACTGGTATTCAATTTTCACTTTTAATTTTGATAATGTTTTAACTACAATTCAATCAAAACATAAAGGGAAAAAGTATCCGGTTTTTAATTATCCGGCGTATACAATGGATAGTAATGATAATTGTATTCTTCACCTTCACGGATTAATGAATGAAGAAACTACCTTGGATAATATTGTTTTTACTTCCGCTTCATATACTAAACTTGGAGCAGAACAAAACTCTTTATATAACGTTATTTATGGGGATATTGATTCAAACAAAAAAAACTAA
- a CDS encoding NYN domain-containing protein encodes METQNDLKLAVLIDADNVPYANVKEMFEEIAKYGTPTFKRIYADWTKQSVSGWKHVLLENAITPIQQYSYSIGKNASDSALIIDAMDILYTGKVGGFCIVSSDSDFTRLATRLREAGMKVIGIGEKKTLNPFITACDKFIYLEILKTKTTRQPADRHKKISKDAAPPDNNPLSKVDSDLINLLTDSITDLADENGWTFLGELGNLMLKKKPDFDPRNYGFPKMLPLIKSLNRFEIDERDTGKKNIKIIYIRKK; translated from the coding sequence ATGGAAACCCAAAATGACCTGAAATTAGCAGTATTAATTGATGCCGACAATGTGCCTTACGCAAACGTGAAAGAAATGTTTGAGGAAATTGCAAAGTATGGTACACCTACCTTTAAAAGAATTTATGCTGATTGGACAAAGCAATCCGTTTCCGGCTGGAAACACGTGCTTTTAGAAAATGCCATTACTCCAATACAGCAGTACAGCTACTCGATAGGAAAAAACGCAAGTGACAGCGCACTTATAATTGATGCGATGGATATTTTATACACCGGTAAGGTGGGTGGCTTTTGTATTGTTTCAAGCGACAGCGATTTTACAAGACTTGCCACAAGACTTAGAGAAGCAGGTATGAAAGTAATTGGAATTGGAGAAAAGAAAACCTTAAATCCTTTTATAACCGCCTGCGATAAATTCATCTACCTCGAAATTTTAAAAACAAAAACAACAAGACAGCCGGCAGACAGGCATAAAAAAATATCAAAGGATGCAGCACCACCTGACAATAATCCTTTGAGCAAAGTTGACTCTGATTTAATCAATCTATTAACCGACAGCATAACTGACCTTGCCGACGAAAATGGCTGGACTTTTTTAGGCGAATTAGGGAACCTGATGCTGAAAAAGAAACCCGACTTTGACCCCAGAAATTACGGCTTCCCCAAAATGCTGCCCTTAATTAAAAGCCTGAACAGATTTGAAATTGATGAGCGTGACACAGGTAAAAAGAATATTAAAATCATCTACATCAGGAAAAAATAA
- a CDS encoding GNAT family N-acetyltransferase, with translation MSDSIIFKELTTGRLTLRKLRLSDDKELYAIRSNDGVNKYLERSPAASIDEAQLFIKKINDGIDKNGWIYWAIALKDDDKVIGTICIWNISFEDASGEIGYELKPEFQGMGFMSEAIKKVIDFGFNDMKLKSLEAFTHKENLPSIKLLERNNFKRNYLFEQKHKEELQKRNTIIYSRANSNS, from the coding sequence ATGTCAGACAGCATTATATTCAAAGAATTGACCACCGGGCGGCTCACACTCAGAAAGTTGAGGCTTAGTGATGATAAAGAATTATACGCCATAAGATCAAACGATGGGGTAAATAAATATCTCGAAAGAAGCCCTGCTGCATCAATTGACGAGGCACAGTTGTTTATAAAAAAAATAAATGACGGCATTGACAAAAATGGCTGGATTTATTGGGCGATTGCATTAAAAGATGATGATAAAGTAATCGGGACTATATGCATCTGGAATATTTCATTCGAAGATGCAAGCGGCGAAATCGGATATGAACTGAAACCGGAATTTCAAGGGATGGGGTTTATGAGCGAAGCAATTAAAAAAGTTATTGATTTCGGATTTAACGATATGAAACTCAAATCTCTTGAAGCATTTACACATAAAGAAAATCTGCCTTCTATAAAACTTTTGGAGCGGAATAATTTTAAACGTAATTATTTATTCGAGCAAAAACATAAAGAAGAACTACAGAAAAGAAACACAATTATTTATTCACGAGCTAACAGCAATAGTTAA
- a CDS encoding outer membrane beta-barrel protein: MFSLSLLFRNSVLAISLLILSTVQVYSQDSTYLDKLNGKFALQFQISSNFTLSHFQGTTFSGKYHFDNRSAIRVGVSTQINNSDDDITASELDSFYVHPSYTNSFDYQTYSVNLQYLNYLTTMEDVGFFIGAGPYVSYAFSKQDIDTANVFDFYSSSTSTQWNFGAELLAGVEWMFNNKMTLSAEYGVRAYYLTSESTQDVTYLGKNISSKRKGFNLMPSSIKFGLSVYF, translated from the coding sequence ATGTTTTCATTATCATTACTCTTTCGCAATTCAGTACTTGCAATTTCACTTCTCATACTATCTACCGTACAAGTTTATTCACAGGACAGCACCTACCTTGATAAACTTAACGGAAAGTTTGCCCTCCAATTTCAGATCAGCAGCAATTTTACACTATCTCATTTTCAAGGAACTACTTTTTCAGGAAAGTATCACTTTGACAACCGATCAGCAATTCGGGTAGGGGTTTCTACTCAAATAAATAACTCTGATGATGATATTACAGCATCAGAACTTGATTCTTTTTATGTTCATCCTTCATATACAAATTCGTTCGACTACCAGACTTATTCAGTTAATCTGCAATACTTAAATTATTTAACCACTATGGAAGACGTTGGATTTTTTATTGGCGCAGGTCCTTATGTCAGTTATGCTTTTTCAAAACAAGATATTGATACTGCAAATGTATTTGATTTTTATTCCTCCAGTACATCCACCCAGTGGAATTTCGGTGCCGAACTATTAGCCGGTGTTGAGTGGATGTTCAATAATAAAATGACGCTCTCTGCTGAATACGGTGTTCGTGCATATTATTTAACAAGTGAATCCACTCAGGATGTAACCTATTTAGGCAAAAACATTTCGAGCAAAAGAAAGGGCTTCAATCTGATGCCTTCATCTATAAAATTTGGTTTATCAGTTTATTTTTAA
- a CDS encoding GNAT family N-acetyltransferase, with protein sequence MSEYSIYKKSNLSEEEWDSFVDSSDNGTIFHKRAFLNYHAKDKFNDASIVVTKDKKILSLLTAAVIEREGKKILNSHPGASYGSFVYKPDLNFKEAHELVDILIEHPKNLKVERIQLTLPPIIYQTKYSNYIDFALYRNGFNYLKREVSSIVQLDFEKDSLLNTYRAEARTATKKALKSGIEIVECERFDEYYEILKKNLKLRHGVNPAHTIDELKLLKKIFPAKVRLWGAFLKDKLIAGVCNFSANSNVVLAFYISHDEAYQEYRPVNLLFYEIMNRYREEGFKFLDFGIFTVIMEPNWGLARFKENFGARGIFRDTFYKDI encoded by the coding sequence ATGTCAGAGTATTCAATTTATAAAAAATCTAACCTGTCAGAAGAAGAATGGGATAGTTTTGTGGATAGTTCAGATAACGGAACTATTTTTCACAAAAGAGCTTTTCTTAATTATCACGCTAAAGATAAATTTAATGATGCTTCAATTGTTGTCACAAAGGATAAAAAAATCCTTTCGCTATTAACTGCGGCTGTGATTGAAAGGGAGGGCAAAAAAATCCTTAACTCTCATCCCGGGGCAAGTTACGGTAGTTTTGTGTATAAGCCTGATCTGAATTTTAAGGAAGCACACGAACTTGTGGATATACTAATCGAACATCCTAAAAACTTAAAGGTGGAGCGAATTCAGTTGACGCTGCCGCCGATAATTTATCAAACTAAATATTCCAACTATATTGATTTTGCTCTTTACAGAAACGGTTTCAATTATCTGAAAAGGGAGGTGTCAAGTATTGTCCAATTAGATTTTGAAAAGGATAGTTTACTTAATACCTATCGAGCTGAAGCACGTACTGCAACTAAGAAAGCACTTAAAAGCGGAATTGAAATTGTTGAATGCGAAAGGTTTGATGAGTACTACGAAATCCTAAAGAAGAATTTGAAATTGCGGCATGGTGTCAATCCCGCCCACACAATTGATGAATTGAAACTGCTAAAAAAAATATTTCCTGCAAAAGTTAGATTGTGGGGAGCATTCTTAAAAGACAAATTAATAGCAGGTGTTTGTAACTTCTCGGCAAACTCAAATGTTGTGCTTGCGTTTTACATTAGTCACGATGAAGCATACCAGGAATATCGCCCGGTAAATTTACTTTTTTATGAAATAATGAATCGCTATCGTGAGGAGGGGTTTAAGTTTTTAGACTTCGGAATATTCACTGTGATAATGGAACCAAATTGGGGATTGGCAAGATTTAAAGAAAATTTTGGAGCGCGTGGAATTTTTAGAGACACATTTTATAAAGATATTTAA
- a CDS encoding glycosyltransferase family 1 protein has protein sequence MAKILHIAPENFAGVPISFVKMHRQYGDESRLITLHKTKLDFEEDLCLNLPLPEFKLAKLWRSKKVSEIQQHKKIAAPFFSPKNIFEELYFNWSDGQRRALVDEVITKLNLNEYEIIHYDGGLDFFRNPTQALKWKKEGKKIVCCYYGSDLRSRGLIRELDQISDLNITSEFDHLALKKNIEYLFYPYDGSDLPVKSNSENDRVRIVHSPTNRKYKGTDLIISVIEKIKKEKQIEFVLLENLHRSEVLKIKSTCDISIDQVGGIMGGTGYGKAGLETLAMSIPTITNMTNEYEKWLPENPFVVANNIDQLYLKLNELIEDRLLRDEYGRKGQEWVKKYHSFESVNKRLKELYRSYGIT, from the coding sequence ATGGCGAAAATTCTACACATTGCTCCTGAAAATTTTGCTGGTGTACCAATCAGTTTTGTAAAGATGCACAGGCAATATGGTGATGAATCCCGGCTGATAACACTTCATAAAACTAAATTAGATTTTGAAGAAGATCTCTGTCTTAATCTGCCCCTTCCTGAATTCAAATTAGCAAAGCTATGGAGAAGTAAAAAAGTCAGCGAGATTCAACAGCATAAAAAAATTGCCGCTCCTTTTTTTTCACCCAAAAATATATTCGAAGAGTTATATTTTAATTGGAGTGATGGGCAGCGAAGGGCACTTGTTGATGAGGTTATTACGAAACTCAATCTAAATGAGTACGAGATTATTCATTACGATGGCGGTCTTGATTTTTTCCGCAACCCAACTCAGGCATTAAAGTGGAAGAAGGAGGGGAAGAAGATTGTCTGCTGTTATTATGGAAGTGATCTGCGCAGCCGCGGACTAATTCGTGAGCTTGATCAAATATCAGATCTAAATATTACATCGGAGTTTGATCATCTCGCATTAAAAAAAAATATTGAATATCTTTTTTATCCTTACGATGGATCAGACCTTCCCGTAAAATCAAATTCAGAAAATGATAGAGTTCGAATTGTTCACTCGCCAACAAACAGAAAGTATAAAGGCACTGATTTAATAATATCTGTAATTGAAAAAATTAAAAAAGAAAAACAAATTGAATTTGTGCTTCTTGAAAATCTTCATCGAAGTGAAGTACTAAAAATAAAAAGTACCTGCGATATAAGCATTGATCAGGTAGGTGGAATAATGGGCGGGACGGGATACGGCAAAGCGGGGCTCGAAACTCTTGCAATGTCCATTCCAACTATTACAAATATGACGAATGAATATGAAAAATGGCTGCCGGAAAATCCGTTCGTTGTTGCAAATAATATTGACCAACTTTACTTAAAGCTAAATGAACTGATTGAAGATAGACTTTTACGTGATGAATATGGAAGGAAAGGACAGGAGTGGGTTAAAAAATATCATAGCTTCGAAAGTGTAAACAAGCGGCTTAAAGAATTATACAGATCTTACGGTATAACATGA